The Macaca fascicularis isolate 582-1 chromosome 14, T2T-MFA8v1.1 genome contains the following window.
ctcagtgtcctcaggGATTTGCCATGAGGATTGAATGACCGTAATGGGATTGAGAGGCAGGGTTCAAGTGGATGCGATGAAGCGGGTTGCAAAGAGGAGGCTGGCGGCCACACTGCTTCTCCAAAATTAGTTTTTAATACATTCAGGTAGGTTATACAAAGAGTTGGTCCCGAGGCCTGGGCTGCGGCCTGGGTCCTGGGAACTGACAGCAGCATTGTGTAGTGTTTTCAAAGATCAGGCGTGAGGACCCACACCTTGGCCTCCAGGCCTAAGGAAGAGTGTCACGTGCAGTAGCACCTGTGGTTGTGATCCCAACCAGGACTGGGTCTGCCTGGGTGCTCCACACATCACCAGGGCCTAGCCCTGGCTCTGCCCATTGACTCTCCCTTAACTTCCTCTGGGCCTCGGtgttctcctctgtaaaatggggtggaGAGAGtggcattttcattttcttgcacATTACTGAGCCCACATCATGAGCCAGACTGTGGGCCAAGCACAGGTAAGATGATGAAGACAGCAACACAAGGTCTTGAGTTGGTCCCAGCGTGTCCATTCTTCCCAGACAGCTCATGACTCCATGCTATGAGGGATAGGGGGTTATCTGGGTGAGCCTTTCTACCTATTTttccaagagggaaaaaaaaaatcctgcatgaGGAGGCACAGAAAGGAAGTTTGGAGCCAGCATTATCTTGTGATGTGACAGCCAAGAGAGGACATCACTCTGGTCCAACCCCTAATCTCATCCCCAAATAgggctctcttttttttccccagaggctCTGTATAGCTCTCCACAAGTTTCATTCTcttcctaagcctcagtttccccatctgtgcaaTGGGGAGGTTGGATTCaatagtctcaaactccaggctctGCTCAATAGAGGAAAAGGGAATGAGAGCATGCAAGAGCACAGAGAGAACAGGAGAACCCACACCAGGGTGgaaaggatggaaggagggaaactaaggcagagaaggaggagagCGCCTGCAGCTGCCTGcctgggagagaggagagagcaggTATGCATAGCACAGGATACTTCCAGACCCTGCTCGGGCTATGTGGAGCCACTTCCTGTCCACTTAACGGCCTGCAGCCCCTGCAGTGGCAAAGATCAGGCCCTGGAGACAGAAGTATGAGGGTTTGAATCTCACCTAAGGCATTAGTTAGCTGGGGCCCTGGAAGGAGATTTGtagaacttcagtttcctcttttataaaatggggataaaatacCAACCTCCAAGGGCTGTCATATAGGGGCAGACACAGGCTTGGATTCACATCCACATCTGCCAAGCTGGGTGCAAAACAGAATCAGATATCTAAGGTTTTAGCTCCTGGCTTAGCAGCCAAGGCGGGGCTGCGATGGAGAAGGGCTGGGCAGGGACGGCGCTTAGAGCAGTACTGGGGTCAGGCTGTGTAACATGAGAGTGCCAGGCGGGGAGACGGCCTGTCCAGAGCAGGAGACGGAATGGTCCAGCGCCGGGCTGGACCCCTTAACCAGACCCTGCTGGAGCCGCCGCGGCCCGCCTAACAGCACCAGATCCAAGACACACTCGTATGGCTCCAATTCTCTCTTCCGGTCATAAGCTTTTCATTTTCAGAGAGACTGAAAGTCATTATCAGAAGATGTGACAAACAGTCTGCTTGGAAATGTCTCAGACAAATCCTCCCAGGCTTGGCCCTCTCTCACCCTGGCATGGCTGGGGCAGGACTCTTCGCATCGAACCAGCGGGGCCTGCCGAGCTCTGGAGCCCCGGGCTTTCACACCTCAGGCCCTAAGCACACTGCGTGGTCACCACGCGGCTCTGTAGCACTCCCTCCTACCAGACTGGGAGATTCTTGAGGGCGGGAGTGTATCTTATTTCCCAGCATTCCCAGTGCCCAGAGCAGAGTGTGGCACAAAGTAGATGCTCGGTGAAGATTTGTTGATCTGATAGGTCAACATTATTCCCTGCTGTCCCTGAAACCGCCCAACTTCTGGCTTCCACAGCTGGACCCAAAGTGCAGCCCGGGAAGGGGGTCACCCGCTGATGCAGCAGGCGGCAGAGAAAGGTGTCCCGGGTTGCAATTTGGAGACCAGAGTTCTGGGATCCTGggtcactgtgtgaccttgagtcaGTCCTCACTCTTCTCTGTACCTCAGGCTCCCCCATTGACCTAGAGTGTCTCCCGGCTTCTTTAGGCTTTATACTGTTGGTTAAACTTCTGCCGGCGGACACAGCAGCAGGTGGCCAGCGTGGTGAGGAGGATGGCAGAGACCAGTATGaaggtgaggatgatgatgaggTTGATGTTCTTGAGCCCCCCCTTCTCACAGTCCTCGGGACGCACGTGGCTCAGGGACACCTCCTCCTGGGAGCTGAAGCGGCAGATCAGGTCCTGGGTAGCGTCCACGTCCACACGGCCCTGGTGCAGCTGGGCTGCCAGCCAGCCATTGCCACAGCAGCTGAGTGGATTCCCCTGCAGGTAGAGGCGCCGGAGGCTGGTCTCCAGGCCACCCATGGCACTGCCtggcaggaggctgaagctgttGTTTCGCAGGTCCAGCACCTCCAGTGACACAGCCTGTGTCCAGGCGGGAAGGTGGCTCAGGCGGTTCTCGGCAAGATTGAGCCGCTTGAGGCAGATGAAGCAGGGCAGGTCCACCTGCAGGACCGTCAACCCATTGCCCTGCAGTGCCAGGACTTCCAAGGAGGCCTCCAGGCCTGTCAAGGCCCCTGTGGCCACCTCCAGCCCAGGGTTGGAAGAAAGGTCCAGCTCAGTCAGTGGGGTATGGAGGAAGGCCCCTGCCCTGAGCAGCTCTATCTCATTATCCACCAGGCTCAGGCTGCGGAGGGAGGCGATGCCAGAGAAGGCCACACAGCTGGCGGGGCCGGGCTCATTCGGCCCCCCACAGGGGCTGACCCGGTTCCCCTGCAGGTTGAGCCGCTGCAGGCTGGCCAGGTTGGCAAAGGTGTATGGAGGCAGGTCCCGCAGGGCATTGCCCTGTAGGAGCAGTGTCCGCAAGGACCCCAGGGCTCTGGCGCCCAGTTCCAGTGTCTCCAGGGCATTGTGGCTTAAATCAAGGAGCATCAGGCAGGGCAGGGAGCCTGAGCGCCGGGCCTCAAAGGTCCGCAAGCAGTTTCTGCTGAGGTTCAGGAAGCACAGGGAGGTCAGGTGCTCAAGAAAGCTGTCGGGGATGAGTTCAATCTCATTGTAGCTCAAATCCAGATTCAAGAGCTGGGAAAGGGGGCGGGCACTGACATTCCCATTGGGGGTTGAGAGGGGCAGGGCTGACCAGCCCTCGGAAGGCGCGTGGATGCCCTTGCTGTCCTGGGGTGGCCCTGTGGGGAGCCGGATGAGGTTGTTGGACAAGTTCAGGTAGATGAGTCTCGGGAGCGCGGCCAGGTCGGGGAAATGGAGCAGTTTGTTCTCCCGCAGGTCAAGCCAGGTGAGCTGGAACTCGGCCTGGGGCTGGGAGGCCGTCTGAAAGGCCTCAATGCTGTTGCAGCTCAGGTCCAGCACCCGCAGCTGCTGAAGGCTGAAGTCGGAGATGCAGGTGAGGGAATTCCTGGAAAGGTTGAGATGGGTCAGGTGGGGCAGGCCCTCGAAGGCGCCATCCTCGATGTCCATCAGCACGTTGCTATGCAGGTCAAGCTGCTCCAGCGCAGGCATGTCCCGGAAGGTGTGGCGGGTGAGGCGAGTCAGACTGTTCTCCGCCAGTGAGAGGGTATGCAGGCTGGGTGCCTCCCCTAGCAGCCGCTCCAGCAGGCCGCTGTACAGGCTGTTCCCAGACAGGTCCAGGGAGGTCACACGTGGCAGGGGGCCCAGACCACCGGCACTCAGCGCAGTGGCCATCGCCAGCCGGTTGTGAGCCAGGCTGAGGTGCTCCAGGTGGGTCAGGGCCTGGAAGGCTCCTGGCTGGAGGAAGTTGATCTCATTGGTGCTCAGGTCCAGGTGACGAAGTGCCGTGTAGAAGCCCAGGGGTGAGGCCAGGATACTCCGCAGCTGGTTCCCAGAGAGATCAAGGGTCTCAGTGTCCGGCGGGAGCACCAAGGGGACCTGGAGCAGGCCCAGACCCTGGCACGAGACCTTCTTGTCcacctggggaggggcagggtggggagacagCTGGCATAAGTGGGCGCAGTAGGGGATAAAACCAGACACGTTTATCCAGGAACCCGGCCTGGCTGGGAACCCTTCTCCCATGGACTCCCAGAATGCTCAACTTTCCCTCACCGCAGCCTGATCACCCCATGCCGGGATGACCCATCCGGCTCCCTGCCCCATCTGCggcacccagcacagtgctgggcatTAAGGAAGGAACTCGATGAAGTTTCTACGGGTGGACAGATGGAGAGATGACAGACAGATAGAAGGACAAATAAACTAACAAAGAAACCCTGTACTTATTATTACCCCTCTTACAGGAAACAGCCATATATCCCACAGAGTGACCCCAAGCCAGTGAGCAGCAGGGCACAGCAGGGACCCAAGGCTCCTGGTTCTATGCAGAGAGTTAAATTTCCAGGGGCAGGATGGGAATTTCTCCACTTTGGGAGAAATGTTTCCAAAAGGGAAAACTGTAATTTGTGCTCTGTCATCAGTTTTTATCTTGGCCTCAGACCTCATTCAGGCTCTCGTGTCGTGGGCAGAACCTGGGTCCCGGGGCCTGCCTTCCTTGTGGATGCTTCCCAGGGGTGGCCTCCTCTCTGTTGCTGTTACCTGCTAGGGGGTGGCTTTCTTCCCAGGCTGGGTCAGGGGACTAGGCCCCTGGAGGTGGGAAGGGGCAGGGAAAAGATGGCCAGAGCCAAATCCACAGCCTTTGGTGACGAGACCATGTTTGTGCTGTGCGACCTCCAGGAAGTCACATAACCACTGTTTTCTTACGTCCTTCCCCAGCAGCCACTCAACATTTGACATCTTCGTTAATACTTTCAGGCCTGTGGTCCCATTGGTCTTTACCACAGCCTGTGCATCTGATACGATCACCCCATTTACAGAAATCTAGgctcagggaagggaagggaggtgcCAGGATTGCCCAGCTGGTgaggagcagagctgggatttgaacccaggttttTTAACAACCAAAGGCCTCAATCTTGTTCTTCCGCAGATGTACCTTCTGGGACCAAAATTCTTTCTGTGCAAATGCAGGTCTCCCTTTTCTCTTCCAGGCCTCCAGGAACCCCAGCCTTTCCCAGAAAAGAGTCTGACTTCCACAATCACCGGGCTCAGGCTCACTGCCCCCAGCTTCTGTCTCCACTGACCCATTCTGGCCCATTCACTGCTAAATGCCTGACAACGGCTCAAAAGCTCCACTCTGACTATGAGGCAGCTTGGCTTAAACTTCTCCATGGTGAAGTCCAGGACCCTCAGCAGGGCCTTCGAGGCTGTTTGTAGCCCCTGCCAACctgtcccccacctcccaccccagcccacaTGCAGTGACCACAGCTGACCACTGCCCATCATGCCCTCCCACACCCACTGCTGAGCCTCCTCCCTGAGCTGGATATGCCATCCCCAACCAGATCCACATGTGAACTCTTCATGTTGAGCTTCAGGGCCTCCTCTACCAGGGAGCCCTCCCTGACTGTGCTTCCTCTCAGAGCTTTGCCCCGCTGAATTGTGGCTGTTTGTGTGGGGACCTGCTAGACAGCGAGCTCAGAGCAAACAGGGACTGGTTTGGTGGATGTGGATGCCTTGGACCTGACTAGCAAGTCAATTTTTCCTAATGAATGAGTCCCAGGCATCATCGGTTTAGTAAAGGTCTGAGGCACTGAATCAATCACTTCtctgggaggaaagaaaatggatgATTGATATTTTCAGAATATAGTCAAAGACGGCTAGAGCAAGAAGAGTTCAGCTCACCCACTTCccagatggggacactgaggcctGAAGATGACAGTGACTTGCATGAATTCACAGTGAGCCAGTGGCTGAGCTGGTAGGGAAGGAACACAAGCTGGCGTGTTCCTCTCCTGGTCCAGCTCTGCGCTTCCTCCTGAGAGCCCCAAGGTGAGTAGGCGGAGGAAGAGACCTGCCCAGCCTCAGGCCTCTGTGTGGCTCTTCCTACTCCATGCAGCACAATGACTCCATGTAGCCTCCAAGGGAGGCAGGTTCACAGGGGCCTCAGGAGGCCCAGGGATGCCCCGGCAGTTGGGCACTTGTGAGAACCTGAAACCTGCCTGGCTGCCTTGCCCATCCTTGCCCTTCCTCCCTCACAACCTCTCTGCCTGCAGGGGCCACTAAACATAGCCTCCTCCTCACAGCCCTTACCCCCTGGGGCATTCCTTATTTAAAGCAGAAACAACGAAATGACCTGTGGTGGAGCCCCAGCTGTGTCAGGCTTCGTGCTGAGTGCA
Protein-coding sequences here:
- the LRRC32 gene encoding transforming growth factor beta activator LRRC32 isoform X2 yields the protein MATALSAGGLGPLPRVTSLDLSGNSLYSGLLERLLGEAPSLHTLSLAENSLTRLTRHTFRDMPALEQLDLHSNVLMDIEDGAFEGLPHLTHLNLSRNSLTCISDFSLQQLRVLDLSCNSIEAFQTASQPQAEFQLTWLDLRENKLLHFPDLAALPRLIYLNLSNNLIRLPTGPPQDSKGIHAPSEGWSALPLSTPNGNVSARPLSQLLNLDLSYNEIELIPDSFLEHLTSLCFLNLSRNCLRTFEARRSGSLPCLMLLDLSHNALETLELGARALGSLRTLLLQGNALRDLPPYTFANLASLQRLNLQGNRVSPCGGPNEPGPASCVAFSGIASLRSLSLVDNEIELLRAGAFLHTPLTELDLSSNPGLEVATGALTGLEASLEVLALQGNGLTVLQVDLPCFICLKRLNLAENRLSHLPAWTQAVSLEVLDLRNNSFSLLPGSAMGGLETSLRRLYLQGNPLSCCGNGWLAAQLHQGRVDVDATQDLICRFSSQEEVSLSHVRPEDCEKGGLKNINLIIILTFILVSAILLTTLATCCCVRRQKFNQQYKA
- the LRRC32 gene encoding transforming growth factor beta activator LRRC32 isoform X1; the encoded protein is MSPQILLLLALLTLGLAAQHQDKVACKMVDKKVSCQGLGLLQVPLVLPPDTETLDLSGNQLRSILASPLGFYTALRHLDLSTNEINFLQPGAFQALTHLEHLSLAHNRLAMATALSAGGLGPLPRVTSLDLSGNSLYSGLLERLLGEAPSLHTLSLAENSLTRLTRHTFRDMPALEQLDLHSNVLMDIEDGAFEGLPHLTHLNLSRNSLTCISDFSLQQLRVLDLSCNSIEAFQTASQPQAEFQLTWLDLRENKLLHFPDLAALPRLIYLNLSNNLIRLPTGPPQDSKGIHAPSEGWSALPLSTPNGNVSARPLSQLLNLDLSYNEIELIPDSFLEHLTSLCFLNLSRNCLRTFEARRSGSLPCLMLLDLSHNALETLELGARALGSLRTLLLQGNALRDLPPYTFANLASLQRLNLQGNRVSPCGGPNEPGPASCVAFSGIASLRSLSLVDNEIELLRAGAFLHTPLTELDLSSNPGLEVATGALTGLEASLEVLALQGNGLTVLQVDLPCFICLKRLNLAENRLSHLPAWTQAVSLEVLDLRNNSFSLLPGSAMGGLETSLRRLYLQGNPLSCCGNGWLAAQLHQGRVDVDATQDLICRFSSQEEVSLSHVRPEDCEKGGLKNINLIIILTFILVSAILLTTLATCCCVRRQKFNQQYKA